Below is a window of Calonectris borealis chromosome 25, bCalBor7.hap1.2, whole genome shotgun sequence DNA.
TTATCCTCTTAACATGCTCACTGTTACATCTCTATTTTCAAAGACTTCATCGGAGTTGAAAGGTGCTCTTTCAAGAGTGacttaaataaagaaataacccCCAAAATTGCAGATGTGATAGAGGTTTTCCAGCTCACGCTTTTGCTGAGCAGAGAAACAGTCTCCAGCTGCCAGTCCCCAATGAATAACGAAGTGCCAGCACACACAGATGCAACTTGCGGTTTCCCTAAAAATCCTTGATTTCGACCTTGAGGAGGAGGAATCCTCTTGTGCCTCTAACACACGCACGTCAAATTTCAATGAAATCTGCCTGGAGCACTTGAGACCTGCTCGCTGTCCTCCCCCGCTGCGATGGAAATGAGTCCCTTGAGCCTGGCGGTGCCGCTGGCTCCAGCTGCGGGTTGGCAAATGgtgtgctggcggcggcgggggatgCGTCTGTTGAGGTTACCCTAATGTGACCGTCCCCCGATTTCTGTAACTTGGATGCGTACAGAAGAGGAGGAACCACACGTGCGTTAACAGATGAGGTTGTCTCCTTGTGTCGTGATCCGTTAGACACGCAGAGATGAGTTGGTGTTACTGGGCACGTTAACGCTGCTGCTTTTACGCTCACTATTTATAAATTGCTTTATGTTCACAAACTGTTGGGCAGATATTACTTCCTCTTGGCATCCCAGCAGCATTGCCATTGAACAGACAAGGAAAGGACATAAATAACGCTGTGAGGAGCTGACTGGAGTTCCTGGCTGCCCACCCTGCAACAAACCCTGTAGGTTGAGCTGCCTCTTAGCTTTTGCTTAAAATCAGGAGAGCACGTGCCAATCCCTTACCCTGCCAGGACGCAGCTCGGGGTGATACGGGGGCTTGGGTTTCACCTGCACCAGTTTGACCCTCCCTCCTTGCCCTTGCAGACAGCATGGGTACCTCTACCTACCGCCCGCCGGCCCGCACGATGGAAGTGGTCATAAACAAGTACGTGGTGAAGCTCAAGTACTGCTACACCTGCAAAATGTTCCGCCCTCCGCGCACCTCTCACTGCAGCGTCTGCGACAACTGTGTCGGTAAGGCCAGAAAGTGGAAAGGTGCCGATATCTCTTGCGTGTGTGCATTGGGGGGTGGTTTATGTTCCTGGACAGGTTGCTTTTGCTTCTTGTAAAGGATTATAAAGCGAGATACTGAGTGGTCTTTCTTCTtcccatttaaaatgaaagcaacagcAGTGCAGTGGCGAGGGGGCAGCAAGTCCAAGACTCCGTGTCTCTGCTTTCCCTGGTTCTGGGAGGACTGTACCATGAAACGCAGTTAATGCCCCCACCAAGCGCAAGGTTTGCCGCAGGCTTCTTGTCGTCTGTGGCCGTGCTGTTGCCAGGCTGGTGGAGACACCACCAGAGATGCTGGTTGAGCTCTTCTGTGTCCTCTCCCTGTGCCGTCAGactgtggtggggcaggagggaatgAACAAAGACCGGCAGAAAAGTCTCCGATGGCTCCACGCAGGCAGGCGCAGGcgtggggcagctgcaggggggtgggcagggaggttcccagcacagcctggctgcaCCAGAGCAACTTGAACTGGCAGCAGGGTGGCATGTGATTTAGGGACATGCCCGGAGAGTTTACTCCTCGTGTGTCTGCTCCTGGTCATGCACCGCGTAGATGCGGAGGCTGTGGTTTATGCTGTCTGCTGGGGCAGCCCGAGGAGCGACCGACCCCCGAGCAGTTGTGGGACCCCAAGACTCTAGTTAAGAGGAGAAGTTTGGGAGGTGCCAAGCGTTACGTGTTTGGGGATAGCCGTGGGTGGCCGTGACCCCTCCTCACGCTGGAACGGCTCACTGGAAAGCAGCCGTGGCCGGGGCCGTGTTTGGAGAGGAGCTGTCTGGAGGAGCGGGCGTGCGCCTGCTTTGTGTGCGATGGGTTTTGTTTGCACTGGTGTCCCCCGCAGGACGGTTACCGCAGTCCTGTTAGTCTGAAATGCAGCCCTTTCATTAGAAGGCAGTCGGGGGTGTTTCCAGATAGATTGCACCTGCCCTGGGTTCCCAGGCAGTTTCTGTGGTTATAGGGGCGTATCTTTataactttgaaaattattttctgcccCGAAGAAGGCGGGGGAAGCTGACATGCGGAAAGGGAGCAGCGATGCTGCGAGCACGCAGCGCTCCTACGTACTGGAAAAACTGTCGCACTTTCCCTGCTCTCTTTCAGTTTTAGTAATGGTAGATGTTACCAGTCACAAGGCTTGTATTTATGCGGGGTTTGGTGAGAGGAAAGGTTTGGCCTTTGATGATAAAAAAGGGCATgtgagcaggcagcagtgctcTATTGAAACTTCTTGCTAACGTACTGCTGCAGAGAGGTTCTGGTCTCAGGGTGGTGGGTGGAAGCTTGATTTGTAGCCCCTGGTTTTCGGAGGCTCAGCAGAGTTCGCTCTGTTAGGGGGTGCGAGGTGGCAGGAGTCCTCACCGTGTCCCTTTGTTTCAGAGAGGTTTGATCACCACTGCCCCTGGGTGGGCAACTGCGTGGGGAAGCGCAACTATCGCTACTTCTATGCCTtcatcctctccctctccttcctgacAGCCTTCATCTTCGCTTGCGTCGTCACCCACCTCACTCTGCGTAAGTACAGTGGGTATTAGCAGCGATGCGTTCCGTGCTCCTGGCCATGAACAACTTGACACTGGGTCACTGTTCCTGTTGGACAGAACGTGGGAAGCGTCTGGGTGGTTTACACCAGGCTTTTCAGTGCAGGTGGCCTGAATAAACGGGGTCTCACACTGCAGGGAATCACAGATCCAGCCTGCACCTcgctgcagagagacctggagaGCTGGTGACTGGGTTAGCCCCTCCAGAGCAAATAAGCTGGTGGGTGCATCTTAACCTGGCGGGGAAGGCGACTTGCCCGTCAGCCCCAAGCCTCCTGGAGCAGTGTCTGCACACTGACGTTTCTGCAAAGTTACAGACTGCAGATGTTTCTCAGGCAGCCAGGCAGATCCATATGGCCCACAGGGGGGTGGCTGCGTGCTCAGGAGCGAGGCGTCGGCTGGAGATGCAAGGCTGCCCGATAGCGTGTCGTTCCTTCTCCTGTTTTGCTTCGCAGGCTCTCAGAGAGATGGATTCCTCGCCACGCTGAAGACGACACCTGCAAGATATCCTTCCGATGCCATCAGCTGCGCAGGCTGTCGAGCGCTGGTGCAGCAATGCTAATTGTGTAACAGAAGCGCAGTGCCCTCTTTGTGGGGTCACCTTCCTGTACTTTCCACAACTTAATTTAGTCCCCTAGCTACCTGGTTGGGGCAGACAGGCATCTCTTCGTCTGTAGACTGATAACATCACCAAATTGGGAAGACCTTTAATTCCTTATTTAGTTCACCGCCAGGGACTAAGAGTGGGTGACAAACTTGTTTCCTGGTTTGCAAGTTTATGTGGAAGGGGAAGCGGCTGGAAGAGGCTGTGCCTTGGTGGATGCCTGCAGGATGGCAGGGGGAATGGGAAGCTTGCTGGGATGTTTTCGTGGCCCAGTGTGTGTGGTCGCAGCACAGACCTCCCAAAACAGtcctctgcctctccttgcaGGATGATTTTGTTCCCTGAGACTTCCTTGACTTTTGTTTCACTGTGCTGGAGCTggtgatttgttttttctcagtcTGGTCTATTTTGGGCCTCTCAGGTTTTCATACTTATTTAGTCGCCTCCAACCTGACGACAAACGAAGATGTAAGTACCTGGACGCTTGTCCTTCTGCAGGGCCGGCCCTGGTCCTTCCTAAGCAGAGGTGAGGCTTTCAGGGGATCCTCGGCTGCCTGCCTCAGTGCAGTATCTTGGTAGGGCATGCTGCCTGCATTGCCTGCGATAATCCGCTGCAAAGCAAACGGCCCGTGCCCAAGGCGTGCAGGCTGTTGTTTCAGGTAGCTGAGTGGGGGGAAAGCAGCACGCAGCAGCAGGGGACGGTGCAACACGTGTTGCTTGGCCGTGTCGGGCCACGGGCGTCACGCGCTGCAATGTTAGAAAGGTCACGTGTGTGTTTTTTCCAGTCTCTATGTCGCCTTGCTTAAAATTAGGAGTTCCGAGATTAAAAAAGGAAGGCTGGCCCCAGAGATTTATTTGGGTGTTAGCCTGGGACATGGGTGATCTTAATTCAGCATCCCACACAACCACAGGTTTC
It encodes the following:
- the ZDHHC18 gene encoding palmitoyltransferase ZDHHC18 isoform X4, whose product is MKDCEYRQIPPGVAAPVPATVASPPPPPAGPERPGAARRPRRKWEVFPGRNRFYCGGRLMLARHSGVFVLTLGLILATSGLFFAFDCPFLASHLTLAIPIIAAVLFFFVISCLLQTSFRDPGILPRATPSEAADLEKRIDSMGTSTYRPPARTMEVVINKYVVKLKYCYTCKMFRPPRTSHCSVCDNCVERFDHHCPWVGNCVGKRNYRYFYAFILSLSFLTAFIFACVVTHLTLRSQRDGFLATLKTTPASVLELVICFFSVWSILGLSGFHTYLVASNLTTNEDVSTWTLVLLQGRPWSFLSRD